The Effusibacillus pohliae DSM 22757 genomic interval AGGTTGGTGGCAACAGGATTGATCCAGAGAATACGTTTTTTTAATCCCTGTTGACAAGCGTCCATACAATCATCACCTCCTCATTTCCGTCATTGTAGGCCCAATGCGGTACCCCCGCCGGAATCAACGTGGCGTCCCCCGCCTGAACCCGGTATTCCCGCTCTCCGCTCCCGACAATCAAGGATCCACTGATCACATAGGAATATTCATCCTCGGCATGTGAACCTGTTCCTTCCAGCGGGATGCGGGTACCGGGAGGAATTATCACAATACCGAAAGTCGCCCGTCCTTTCGCTACTGCGTCTTTCGTTAACAGGGTTCTTATTTTAGCTCCCGACGTATCTTCCGCTTCGATCCCTCCCGCATGCACAATAACCATCAGTTGGCCTCCAGTCTTTCTTTTGTAAAGCCGGTCACCTCAAATGCTTCCGGATCAACGATCACACCGTATTTTTCCTTGGCCTGTTCAATAGAGATATAACCGTTTTTGACGTCCGAAGCGACTTTTTCAGCCGGTCGCTTAAATGGATTTCCATACCCGCCACCCGTTGCCGTTACAAGGCGTGCAACATCCCCCTTGTTCAGTGGATACCGGGCGCATTTGCCAAACGGTTCAGACATTTCACCGTTCTGTTTAATAATCTGGACATAATTGTTGCTTCCCGGGAGCCCTCCA includes:
- a CDS encoding cupin domain-containing protein, producing MVIVHAGGIEAEDTSGAKIRTLLTKDAVAKGRATFGIVIIPPGTRIPLEGTGSHAEDEYSYVISGSLIVGSGEREYRVQAGDATLIPAGVPHWAYNDGNEEVMIVWTLVNRD